DNA from Plasmodium yoelii strain 17X genome assembly, chromosome: 13:
tcttttattaattaGTAAAGGATATATGATAACACGAAGATATTTCAACAAACAAGAATGCTTATTTTtgacaataataatttgttatatatatatattaatatcatttaatcaattaaatattataaatgatggatatatgttaatttatttgtattcctttttattatatatgcttgttgtaaatatattttctattataaattttttaaatgaaaaattggCATATGTAAGAGATATAGGAATGTATAATTGGGAACAATCTCTATATACCAAgattaatatgtataaacaTTATCTTTGTATtgttatcatattttttttatttgaaattaTTTTGCATACCCTTAATATAACATTAAGATTATTTTCAAGAAACATTGCTTTAATTCAATATACCATCGAATTTGTTATGTGGGCTTccgtattatatatattcagaTATCGAGAagatgttttatattattctatTTTATATGGAAATACCCCTTTTAAAACTGTAccgttatatatatataattataaagaaGAATCATGTAAAAATCCAGAATTTGATATAGagacaaaaaatgaaaaagataatGCAcctataattattttaaatccACTAGAATTTCCAAATCAAAATTTGTTATCATCTTTGGATGTCGGATGGATAGTTAGACATCACTACCAACGATTAAACATTTGAGCttcaaattttgaaaaaaaaaaaaaaataaaaaaatataaaaaaaaattatgaaaattataaaattgtaaaaattgtaaaaattataaaattataaaaatgtgatAGAATTAAGTTTTGCATATCCCAAGTATTGACAAGACTGATGTGCTTGTTTCATTCCCCCCGTTTTATATGAGGATATTTCCTTAAAACGGACTaagtttttattattttttaaatttggcattttttgcattttttatcataactTAAAAACTTTTTAGTCAATTTAATTAACAATTAGACAtatcttttttaaaaaaaatataaaactgtTATTTTTACCAAAATAGTCACACATATATCAAATTTAGTATGCATTAAGTCATGTATGTAGCCATGTAAATTATATCCTCTTTCTTTATTATACATGCTTCTTCAAATTTACTAGAGTAAGCAATTGGGACATCTTTTGTACATAATCTTACAggtttttttgataaaattgaAGAAAAGTTTTCAACAATTTGAGAATATAATTCAGCTCCTATACCACCAAAACCTGCCGATTCATCTAaaattaaacatttttttgttttttcaagTGAATATTTAATTGTTTCTAAATCAAAAGGTTTTAATGAAATTAAATCAATAATTTCTACATCTATACCAATATTCGAAAGTTCTTTTGAAGCTTCAATTGCTAAATGTCTAGTTATTCCATAACATAATATAGTTAGAtcatttcctttttttacaatttctGCTTTATCAATAGGTAATGTATATGGTAAAATTGGTATATCATcttctttattatataataaaacatgttCTAAAAACAAAACAGGATTATTTTCTCTTATTGCTGATTTTAGTAATCCTCTTGCATTAAATGGTGTAGAACATGCaacaatttttattcctGGAATAGacataatatatgattcaaTTCTTTGTGAATGTTCAGGTCCTAATTGTTTACCTACCCCACCTGGTCCTCTAATTACTAAAGGAATATTAAATTGTCCATTAGACATATATCTTAACATACATGCATTATTAGATATTTGATTAAAAGCTAAAATTAGAAATGATAGATTCATACCTTCAACAATTGGTCTTAAACCATTTATTGATGATCCTATTCCTAACCCCATAAATGCATTTTCACATATTGGTGTATCTAATACTCTTGCAAATCCAAATAGATGTGCTAAATTTTTGGTTACATTATAAGAACCACCATATAATCCTACATCTTCTCCTAAAacatatacttttttatCACGTTTCATTTCTTCATATATTGCCATATGTAATGCTTCACTAATATTtcgttttattttaatattttctaattcttttttataattttctacttcatttatatctattgtatttattttatttaaattgttgtatatattattatcttttttttcttttttaattatatttttatttatcccattaaatatatacccACATTTATTTCCTATACTCATTTTTGATTTGCCTGCACACATTACCCATTgccatataaaaataaaaacaataactCTCCACATTCTTATATAAAGCCGTACCTTTATCAACTTGCTTGCttgcttattttattttattttattatatttttttttattttatttttttttattttattttttttattttattttttttatttttttttattttggtgGTACCCTAAAAAGAGACATGTAGAAAATAATGcaaaaacaaatttttacAATATTGAATAAATAGTTGTTAAATAAGATTAACCCTATTTTTCCATTCCAACCctaaacttattatttttttttataaataaagttgtaaaaaaaaaaaaaaaaactataacTAATTGTTGTCGAAATTTATATCTTCTTATATTATCATGCTAAACGTGTATCTCTAATTTgtgtaaaaatatgtatcatagtttttatattttggtacttatcattattattattatttttatttattttttatttatttttttttttttatttttttcgatttaTTACAACCTTTTTAGTGGCATATTCTCATTATTTTCACATTAACAACGTTTTCCTTAAATGTACCTAAAGTTtggttttttatttttatatttttatatttttatatttatatatttatattatttttattatttttattttggatATTATTTGAGTCTTTAAGCAAACATTTTACACACGCCAATCagattaaatttttttgctgttgtaatatttttttttttttttttttttttttttttttgagatCATAGAATGTATGCTCTTTTTTCTGTACCACAACTTATACATgcacaataaaaaaaaaaactaaataaataatttcgatttcttttttttataaaatttagataattaTAGTATATGTAGAAGATACCATATTGTACCACCACcccaatattttattttttttttacccccttttttatttttagaacaaattaaaaatataaaaagaaaacaGAACGAACAATTATACATGTTTCCCCTAAATTGCCTAACTTggtcaattttttttttttttttttttttttttttttgtgaaaaattgtaataatcccaaataaacaaaataaaagaaagaGACACAACattattaacaatttttaacatattttaaattatcaaagAGAAATGAAAAGAGTagatagaaaaatatataaaaagagAGATAATAAATAAGTAGATATACTATTGATTTGACAATTTGGTTATTCCATTTGTATGTATaacattaattatatatcgattttattttaaaatgttaaatgAGCATACATAACAAGGattaaagaatggaaaaaatgtgaaaaatttgaaaatgtgaaaaattgaaaatgtgagagtatatatttttatttcaaaaaaacTGTTAACACCATTATATAAccttcaaataaatatatattatacatacatgcatacattttaatatgtacatatacaagcttagagaaaaaaaaagtgtataCTTATTTTGCTtatgaataataatagtgaGACACTCTatgcttttatatttttcataaatgtataaatttaacttaaaaaaaaatatatacatatatatacataatatacataatatacaaatatacaaaaatatacaaaaatatacaaatatacaaatatacataatacatatatacacatgtaatatatatgtatgcattaACAATGTACACTATTTTATTCAGTTCTCGTTTcacagttttttttttaatttttttttctcttataaatagtaatttttttgttgttgacaataaaaaaaataaaaataaataacaagattaataagaaaaattaaataatcttatattcatttgaaaatatattttatatatgcattaatattttacagagctaaaaaaaaaaaaaaaaaaaaaaaaataagtatatacgtataataatataaggcTATAAAAATTTcaatttgaaatatttatttttatataaataaaatattttgaaataatcatattaattatttttttttattattattgtatccatgtttattcatattaacattatttttgtatattttctttttccacatatataatatttatttgtatgtgacaatttatatataatttgatatatattttttactatgtatattatattttccatgctttaatttttaaaatgtgtTAAATACACTAatgtaaatttataaaagcAAATAGATATACTATCCAAATATACACGGGCTTTAAAAATTGTGTTACATGCACGATACTGTACAATACTGTATAGTATATAGTACGATACTGTACAATACTGTATAATGCATAGTACGATACTGTACAGTATATAGTACAGTACATAATGCAATGCACTATACGGTACATGTACATGTCTGCAAAGTTAGCgctttttttcaaaaaaaaaaattaacaggATATATACAATAGTTAATCAAGGCATGTGCTTGTTCTTGCATGCACATCTACTAtctttcattatttttttttattttattttaactaAAGAGTGAcaataatatgataaataataaaagaaaacgATCATATATCCAAGATGAGCGGCATGAAAATAGCAACGAAAATGAATCTTATGTAAAattagaaaatgaaaaagaacaTGATAAGGATATAATTTATGATCAGATTTATTCAAcccctaaaaaaaataaacccCGATGTTTAGTTATATCAAATTCTACAGATAATTTATTAGAAAAATTTACAaacttattaaaaattaataattatggAATCGAATTTAAAACTAAATGGTATGTACACTTATTTAGAATCAGTTTATTCAATGAAAGATTATATGGACCAACACAAACAACTATAtctggaaaaaataaaaaagaaaaacaaaatgaagaaaatataaacaaattaatattagaatATAATGTTgatgaattattaaaaaatgtacaaaaattaattataagaaAATTAGATTgtgaaaatttatattatcaaaagatattagttattatttgtttattgttcgattattttcaaaataaaaaatatcataatattAAAACTGTTAAACATTTAGAAGGTGAAGAAGAAGATACTAAAAACTCGATAGATGGTTTTGAAACAAAAAATCCATCAGATacacatattaataataattctaaaaaaaaaaataaatcaaaaaaaagatCCTTAGAAGctacaaaaaaacaaacataTGGAGATTCAGGAGATGATGCTACAAATAAAGACAAACTATCAGAATATtccgaaaaaaatgaaaaaaatgaaaaaaatgaaaaaaatgaaaaaaatgaaaaaaatgaaaaaaataatgatagtaataattttaaacctatcgatattataaataatcaaaaaaattattacattatcgaatttaaaaacattttatataatgaaaaaaaaaaatttaataatttagaaaTTTTTTATCACATTACAAATTTGATTATCCATAAATATTGGTATTCACAagaatatgcatattataatatttttatatggtttttaaattatataaataataaattagaaataaaaaaatctataaacaatattaataataagtTAGAAACCTTTATTAATTTACACCCTAAGATCTTTAATATATCACatgctaaaaaaaaaagaaaaaaaaataattatcacCATAATAACAATAGTTATAATGATATTAATTCAATCACCCATAATAATAGTCATTATTTTGAAAGTGGAATTATAGATTAtccatatattaaaaatcgATCTAAACAGTTGGGTGGTGGTTTTTCAAGTTTCACAAATGCATCAAACTCTGCAAATAGTAGCAACATGAGCAATAACAACATGAGCAATAATAACATGAGCAATAATAACATGaacaataacaataataataccTTTTTTGGGCTAAATAATTCGACTAATAATACATTTAGTGgatttaaaaatacaaacaaTGATACATCTACTATTGGAACTACCTTTGGTTCTACTTTTAAAGGATTTGGTCAAAATAACAATGCAAGCATATTTggaaataacaatataatttCTAATTCAGCTTCCAAAAATATAGAATCAGGTACTACTCTTTTCACATCTACCAATAATACAACTACTTCTTTGTTTGGAAATTctataaataacaataataataataataacaataataacaataataatacaattccAAAATTTCCTagtttattttcttctatcTCATCTGGGTCGGcaaataataacataaacAGTGTTAGTAATAACATAAACAGTGTTAATAACAACCCTTTTGGCTCTCAATTAAATAAACCCCTTTTTGGTAATACTACACATATAGGGAATAATATGATGTCTAATTTACAAAACAAAAATGTTAATTTATTTGGGtcgataaataataatgcacCGGgacaaaataattcaaatattaATACGACcctaaataataataataataataatgcacCCCTTTTCggatttgataaaaataatacatctATTTTTGGAAACCAACCATTACAAAATACTGGAACCAATACAAATTTTATCTCAACATCTAATAATAATGCAACTAACAATATATTCTCTTTTAATAAAGATAgtccaaaaaaaatattccaaactccacaaataaataatttagaaaaaaataataactctaccaatttattaaatacCACAactaataatgataataacacAACCCTTTTTGGACAAAAAAATAGTGGAATGGGGTTTTTTAATTCTACAATTAgtggaaatataaataaagatttgtcatttaataataaaaatggattcGAAAATGATATGTTATTACAAAAAACGAATATGTTTTCAAATACAAAACCTGCTGGTtctataaattttatgaccACCACCaacaataataacaataataataatgtgataaataataatagcatgataaataataataacatgataaataataatagcatgataaataataatagcatgataaataataatagcatgataaataataatagtttgataaataacaataataatgtttCCAATTTAAGCACCAATTCAGTTTCATCTTTTAATTTTGGATCTACCAATTCGAATAATATCCTTGGAGGTTTATCTTCAAATTTAAATGAACAACAAAATgcaaataattttaacaatttatttaatactGATAATGGTTCGAAAGAATTATTTAAGGATCTAAAAATTTCCAATGAATCTACATCTAAATTTACAGTTAATAAAAAACCATTATTTTCTAGAAGACCTGTAAAAAGCAATTTGCTTATATCTAATTCAATAACATCAgagaataatatatttagttCTACATATAGTAACAaagataatttattaaataaccAATCAAAACCTGTTAAAGTAATTTTTGGACAAAATGTAAATACATCTACATCTACATCTATTACTAATGAAAATACAAACACTCCGATATTTGGAGGATTATCTAACACAACTACTAATAATACAAACAATTCTACATCTAACAATACACTGAATCAAATATCTTCAGTTCCTAACAAAGAAAATCAATCTATAATTTCGACTATGGATaaaggaaatatatttaaccctgaaaataataaaaatatgttttcaAACACAAATAAATCACCTTTTAATTCGTCTAATAATAACACTACCATCTTTGGTTCTACAAATTGTAGTAATGTATTTGGAAAATCTGAAATTTCTAATATATTCTCAACTTctggaaataataatactataCCTAATGCAAACACAAAAAACAATGTAGATGCAAATGCAAATGATAACAACTTAATAGGAACGAATACTTCAAATTCTGGATTTGGAAATACATCTATTTTTGgatcaaatgaaataaataataatgatcaAAATAATTCTCAAGGTATTAATTTTCCtgttaaaaaattaacattagaagaaaggaaaaaaaaaacagctaaaaataatatgcttTCACTATTTTCAGCAAATACAAATATACCAACTCAAAATTCTATAAAACTAAATGACACACCATTATTAATTagcaacaataataataataacaataatgatgatataaaaaaaacaaatatctTCCAATTTAAATCGACACAATCTGATATAAACACTAAAACAGACACTTCAATATTTGGCGGGTTTAACAAAAGTAACATATTTGCTATTGACAAAACTCAAGAAAATTctggagaaaaaaaattcaaatttgGAAATGATAACCTTTCTGCGAATAATACAATTGCATCTATTTCAAATGGGACTTTATTTGGTTCTATAAATGACGATAAACAAAAAACATCTGAAAATGTTCCTAAAACGTCTGAGAATGTTCCTAAAACATCTGAAAATGATTCTAAAACGTCTGAAAATGTTCTTAAAACATCTGAAAATGATTCTAAAACATCTGAAAATGATTCTAAAACGTCTGAAAATGTTTCTAAGCCATCCAGCTTGTTTACCTTTGGAACTTTTGCTAATAAGGAAAATGCCGAAAAAAAAGACGAAAAAAAAGACGAAAAAAaagacgaaaaaaatgacgaaaaaaatgacgaaaaaaatgacgaaaaaaaagacgaaaaaaatggcgaaaaaaatgacgaaaaaaatgacgaaaaaaatgacacTACAAAAGAGCCAACCACATTCAAAGGGTTTGGATCGATTttgcaaaataaaatagatgaGACGAACAAAAGTGCAAATAAAAGTTTTATTTTCGGATT
Protein-coding regions in this window:
- a CDS encoding pyruvate dehydrogenase E1 subunit beta, whose amino-acid sequence is MWRVIVFIFIWQWVMCAGKSKMSIGNKCGYIFNGINKNIIKKEKKDNNIYNNLNKINTIDINEVENYKKELENIKIKRNISEALHMAIYEEMKRDKKVYVLGEDVGLYGGSYNVTKNLAHLFGFARVLDTPICENAFMGLGIGSSINGLRPIVEGMNLSFLILAFNQISNNACMLRYMSNGQFNIPLVIRGPGGVGKQLGPEHSQRIESYIMSIPGIKIVACSTPFNARGLLKSAIRENNPVLFLEHVLLYNKEDDIPILPYTLPIDKAEIVKKGNDLTILCYGITRHLAIEASKELSNIGIDVEIIDLISLKPFDLETIKYSLEKTKKCLILDESAGFGGIGAELYSQIVENFSSILSKKPVRLCTKDVPIAYSSKFEEACIIKKEDIIYMATYMT
- a CDS encoding nucleoporin NUP313, putative, with protein sequence MINNKRKRSYIQDERHENSNENESYVKLENEKEHDKDIIYDQIYSTPKKNKPRCLVISNSTDNLLEKFTNLLKINNYGIEFKTKWYVHLFRISLFNERLYGPTQTTISGKNKKEKQNEENINKLILEYNVDELLKNVQKLIIRKLDCENLYYQKILVIICLLFDYFQNKKYHNIKTVKHLEGEEEDTKNSIDGFETKNPSDTHINNNSKKKNKSKKRSLEATKKQTYGDSGDDATNKDKLSEYSEKNEKNEKNEKNEKNEKNEKNNDSNNFKPIDIINNQKNYYIIEFKNILYNEKKKFNNLEIFYHITNLIIHKYWYSQEYAYYNIFIWFLNYINNKLEIKKSINNINNKLETFINLHPKIFNISHAKKKRKKNNYHHNNNSYNDINSITHNNSHYFESGIIDYPYIKNRSKQLGGGFSSFTNASNSANSSNMSNNNMSNNNMSNNNMNNNNNNTFFGLNNSTNNTFSGFKNTNNDTSTIGTTFGSTFKGFGQNNNASIFGNNNIISNSASKNIESGTTLFTSTNNTTTSLFGNSINNNNNNNNNNNNNNTIPKFPSLFSSISSGSANNNINSVSNNINSVNNNPFGSQLNKPLFGNTTHIGNNMMSNLQNKNVNLFGSINNNAPGQNNSNINTTLNNNNNNNAPLFGFDKNNTSIFGNQPLQNTGTNTNFISTSNNNATNNIFSFNKDSPKKIFQTPQINNLEKNNNSTNLLNTTTNNDNNTTLFGQKNSGMGFFNSTISGNINKDLSFNNKNGFENDMLLQKTNMFSNTKPAGSINFMTTTNNNNNNNNVINNNSMINNNNMINNNSMINNNSMINNNSMINNNSLINNNNNVSNLSTNSVSSFNFGSTNSNNILGGLSSNLNEQQNANNFNNLFNTDNGSKELFKDLKISNESTSKFTVNKKPLFSRRPVKSNLLISNSITSENNIFSSTYSNKDNLLNNQSKPVKVIFGQNVNTSTSTSITNENTNTPIFGGLSNTTTNNTNNSTSNNTLNQISSVPNKENQSIISTMDKGNIFNPENNKNMFSNTNKSPFNSSNNNTTIFGSTNCSNVFGKSEISNIFSTSGNNNTIPNANTKNNVDANANDNNLIGTNTSNSGFGNTSIFGSNEINNNDQNNSQGINFPVKKLTLEERKKKTAKNNMLSLFSANTNIPTQNSIKLNDTPLLISNNNNNNNNDDIKKTNIFQFKSTQSDINTKTDTSIFGGFNKSNIFAIDKTQENSGEKKFKFGNDNLSANNTIASISNGTLFGSINDDKQKTSENVPKTSENVPKTSENDSKTSENVLKTSENDSKTSENDSKTSENVSKPSSLFTFGTFANKENAEKKDEKKDEKKDEKNDEKNDEKNDEKKDEKNGEKNDEKNDEKNDTTKEPTTFKGFGSILQNKIDETNKSANKSFIFGLGIKEKDKEEKKTSPLTSDINKDDNALTTPKFGFANNITNISNNIFNLGNNDNNNNNVNAKSSIFHERNEKEDGNGTGLFASNTNIGKSTETTNLFSFKSEKDTNNISGMNTFSSTNVNENKNENKNKESDLTINYDNIISRKRRKDVDVDYKDDIQNMNFANEKNGEKNGEKNGEKNGEKNGEKNGEKNGEKNGEKNNMFLNDEGLFLKKSKIGNDLNYTKHILNKIKFDNIPSKDKLSTSFSENENNINNTDQADQNIFNINMLISDQNTKENTSKNNITTSTLLSNEPNLNKPQQNDGQHDDQHDEQNYEQEYRQNYEQDYRQNYRKNANKKNKIEEENQIDFYEKMRINEYLMNNNYNSDKNDENNKNHNFEKKNINVIDKKSMNRIKSYNKHISFDSIDIDLDRDVIDINELRQDLFLCALNFHLHYWAEKVILFYPYNEKINKYCTAIIKIKNKFDETYNFNLFEDIHHISRKLLKRLDKNSCIYESVLFLSGDNIQILKNAKLSLFDVFNIYHFWIKKNNSNLKKNFQDFLYTNKIYPSYLNYYMSLYKNSKSLNKKLNDLKETRTKIIKPLTPQNKLTDNEQTQKHSKPFFSFYEKFSKFAYPKQNTKNDLHISNNSESDHNSSSQNEHNNSLTDNQDSESYSSNDAHTQNTENTQNTENTENDTNSDSQENSQNDENDENGENDENDENDENSENRVEKKKKKKKFPENNLAEIFNSDSSDGSNVLENNYDDEPFNMNINEKYIYLPKGKKRKKKLFLPPHIKIKKLTPCECILLELILKDNVLNVLKKYKLFKKEKYEYLYVNLIAMLKHYNYFSTDKYEDTNVENGNNNHSNNILNNNLKNKKHHQYMNNVDKGSNLKRIANCLETNCNNIKNDKINILKKICDKNLLYYINLQLKNIAHLLNYKEIEIACTYLNHIKNNLFVIFQIPILLFNVLYDKLIKSYNDFSIMDNYFNNSLLYKDFRYEYILKTKIAYMLLNKFNEQDDIENCIKFAIYFDNNRIKAHKNNIYNDYIFHKNLINSYINVHENIVPSEWIQAKYAKNGELNDMNDSEYLDYYSFFFKDISKYIKLSIIDKIINSNIFSLHKENYTICQSSEDREDTNKKYKSNNGTNVGNNSKFPNNNNTNENNETSQNDIEKKKNKFACYFMYMVRRSIMDDVVNIYSSKGEYFYKKLLTTLVNNNFTKDYEKSHNKHFHMFIQVANINIFMKNVFFEYINFFKKKELYNIEKIKNEDEIMDNLVNVVKVNGRNFFVVINTLAEIVTKIEKNIVKDVNIHILINLRNIIIDTFYLFKYVFNNREFSLSLIENLYRNVLNFNDTINSFFSDDVNFYPKEQIKDLYTHIRHKFTSQNVLN